A stretch of Monomorium pharaonis isolate MP-MQ-018 chromosome 7, ASM1337386v2, whole genome shotgun sequence DNA encodes these proteins:
- the LOC118646655 gene encoding uncharacterized protein LOC118646655, with the protein MRRRNPDEKRVKLVVLDAARTDGLERDYARGERGRGFDTSVANFTAHGHHGGTDHDHGHDTSRARRQPARPGAEAARDVRDVPLSPRYYTWPRRAAFPVPPAPLHLSLSSSSSSSTTTFNHLRLSSSAASSTSRFLRSRRSARTLTRRDLSALHQLRSQGSSRSASTAQLDGVYVDGRRRQRAPSVCQDGGRPCRAAAVRRNAPAPPPAGQSRAPTADTRLPLVTSSLLTANRDFEDEIETKTTARSRLESTTTLDRSATRIFLSLPEGYFGYGIKFLSDL; encoded by the coding sequence atgagGAGGAGGAATCCCGACGAGAAACGAGTGAAGTTGGTCGTCCTTGACGCGGCGCGGACGGACGGACTGGAACGAGACTACGCGCGCGGAGAGAGGGGAAGGGGTTTCGACACTTCGGTGGCTAACTTCACCGCGCACGGGCACCACGGGGGCACGGATCACGATCACGGTCACGACACGAGCCGAGCACGACGACAGCCAGCGAGACCAGGCGCTGAGGCCGCGCGAGACGTCCGCGACGTCCCGCTCTCACCCCGATATTATACTTGGCCGCGCCGCGCTGCTTTTCCGGTGCCTCCGGCACCTCTCCACCTCTCACTctcgtcctcctcctcctcctccaccaCCACCTTTAACCACCTCCGCCTCTCCTCGTCCGCCGCCTCCTCCACGAGCCGGTTCCTGCGTTCGCGTCGCTCAGCGCGAACGTTAACCCGCCGCGATCTCTCCGCGTTACACCAGCTGCGGAGCCAAGGCAGCTCGCGCTCAGCTTCAACGGCACAGCTGGACGGCGTGTACGTCGACGGCCGACGGCGACAGCGGGCTCCTTCTGTCTGCCAAGATGGCGGACGACCGTGCCGAGCCGCGGCGGTGCGTCGCAACGCGCCGGCGCCGCCGCCGGCCGGCCAATCCCGTGCGCCCACCGCCGACACTCGGCTGCCGCTCGTGACGTCATCACTACTCACGGCTAACCGAGATTTCGAAGACGAGATTGAAACGAAAACGACGGCGAGATCGCGGCTCGAATCGACAACGACTCTCGATCGTTCGGCGACGCGAATATTTCTTTCGTTACCGGAGGGATATTTCGGTTacggaattaaatttttgagtGACTTATGA
- the LOC105835440 gene encoding methionine-R-sulfoxide reductase B1 isoform X1, producing MTTAVNKEEARKRLTPLQWHVTQEKGTERPFTGCYNKFYEKGTYTCIVCDQELFSSDTKYDSGCGWPAFNEVLDQGRIKLTKDTTHVGGNLLLLIANPDMVRTEVTCSKCDAHLGHVFNDGPKPTRKRFCINSASISFHPAGEEKKSTT from the exons ATGACGACGGCGGTCAACAAGGAGGAAGCGCGGAAGCGGCTGACACCGCTGCAGTGGCACGTGACGCAGGAGAAGGGCACGGAGAG GCCGTTTACCGGTTGCTACAACAAGTTCTACGAGAAGGGGACGTACACCTGCATCGTGTGCGATCAGGAATTGTTCTCCTCGGACACCAAGTACGACAGCGGATGCGGCTGGCCCGCGTTCAACGAGGTTCTGGATCAGGGACGCATCAAACTTACCAAAGACACCACTCACG TCGGTGGCAATCTACTACTGCTGATCGCAAACCCAGATATGGTGCGGACCGAGGTGACCTGCTCGAAGTGCGACGCGCACCTGGGGCACGTGTTCAACGACGGGCCGAAGCCTACGAGGAAGCGCTTCTGCATCAATTCCGCCTCCATAAGCTTCCATCCGGCGGGGGAGGAGAAGAAGTCCACTACGTAA
- the LOC105835440 gene encoding methionine-R-sulfoxide reductase B1 isoform X3 produces the protein MTTAVNKEEARKRLTPLQWHVTQEKGTERPFTGCYNKFYEKGTYTCIVCDQELFSSDTKYDSGCGWPAFNEVLDQGRIKLTKDTTHVNIETLHNVVRGYIEIYLK, from the exons ATGACGACGGCGGTCAACAAGGAGGAAGCGCGGAAGCGGCTGACACCGCTGCAGTGGCACGTGACGCAGGAGAAGGGCACGGAGAG GCCGTTTACCGGTTGCTACAACAAGTTCTACGAGAAGGGGACGTACACCTGCATCGTGTGCGATCAGGAATTGTTCTCCTCGGACACCAAGTACGACAGCGGATGCGGCTGGCCCGCGTTCAACGAGGTTCTGGATCAGGGACGCATCAAACTTACCAAAGACACCACTCACG TTAACATTGAAACGTTGCACAACGTAGTGCGCGGGTACATTGAAATCTATTTGAAGTAA
- the LOC105835440 gene encoding methionine-R-sulfoxide reductase B1 isoform X2: MTTAVNKEEARKRLTPLQWHVTQEKGTERPFTGCYNKFYEKGTYTCIVCDQELFSSDTKYDSGCGWPAFNEVLDQGRIKLTKDTTHDMVRTEVTCSKCDAHLGHVFNDGPKPTRKRFCINSASISFHPAGEEKKSTT; the protein is encoded by the exons ATGACGACGGCGGTCAACAAGGAGGAAGCGCGGAAGCGGCTGACACCGCTGCAGTGGCACGTGACGCAGGAGAAGGGCACGGAGAG GCCGTTTACCGGTTGCTACAACAAGTTCTACGAGAAGGGGACGTACACCTGCATCGTGTGCGATCAGGAATTGTTCTCCTCGGACACCAAGTACGACAGCGGATGCGGCTGGCCCGCGTTCAACGAGGTTCTGGATCAGGGACGCATCAAACTTACCAAAGACACCACTCACG ATATGGTGCGGACCGAGGTGACCTGCTCGAAGTGCGACGCGCACCTGGGGCACGTGTTCAACGACGGGCCGAAGCCTACGAGGAAGCGCTTCTGCATCAATTCCGCCTCCATAAGCTTCCATCCGGCGGGGGAGGAGAAGAAGTCCACTACGTAA